A window of Micromonospora sp. WMMC415 genomic DNA:
GCGTGAGCCGGCCGACCTCGCGACGCACCGGGTCGAAGCAGGAGAGCAGCACCGCCTCCGGGGTGTCGTCGATGATCAGGTTGACGCCGGTGACCGATTCGAAGGCCCGGATGTTGCGCCCCTCGCGGCCGATGATCCGGCCTTTCATCTCGTCGCCGGGCAGGTGCAGCACGCTGACCACGCTCTCCGCGGTCTGTTCGCTGGCGACCCGCTGGATGGCGTCCACGACGATGTGGCGGGCGCGGTCCTCGGCGGTGCTGCGCGCGTCGGACTCGATGTCCCGGACCAGCAGCGCGGCCTCCCGCTTGGCCTGCACCTCGATCGCCTCGATCAGCTCCGCGCGGGCGGCGTCCGCGGTCAGCCCGGCTACCCGCTCCAACTCCCGGCGACGGTGCTCCTCCGCCAGCGTCAGCTCCACCTCCCGCTGGGCGAGGGCGGACTCGCGGGCCGCGAGAGCGGCGCTGGCGGCGCTGAGCTGCCGCTCCCGTTCGGCGAGCCGCTCCACCTCCTCGGTGTGCATCCGCTCCCGCTCGTCCATCCGGGCGGCCCGGCGCTCCACCTCGGCGGCCTGCTCCCGGGTCGTCGCGGCGAGGACCGCGACCTCCCGCTCACCGCTGCGCCGCGCGGTGGTTCGCAGCTGCTCGGCGTCGGCCTCGGCCTGCTTGTGGGCCCGCTCCAGGATGGTGTCCGCCTCGGCCCGAGCGTCGTCGAGCACCCGGCGCGCTTCCGCCCGCGCGGCTTTCGCCTCCGCCTTGGCGGCCGCCGCCTCGGCCCGTGCCGCCGCGGCGGCCGACTTCGCCACGTCGATCGTGCTGTTCGCCTCGTCCGCCGCCGAGCGGAGCGCGGCGAGGGACTGCTCCTGGCGGTCCTTCTCAGCGATGAAGGCCGGGTCCTCCGGGGCCGGCGCCGTCCCGAGCCGCCGCACCACGCGGACGCCGAGCAGCACCGCCCCGAGCACGACCAGCGTCAGCACCAGGACGGCCACGAGGAGGACGACGTCGAAAGGGCTCATGCCACACCCCCGCCGGCCCGTGCCGCGACCGGCGCCGATGAGGATCCGGGAGCCCTTCGGCCCGTCCAGGGGCCGTTCTCCTCCACGACCTCCCACGCTCGGGACGGCACGGCGGCAGCTGCGGAAGACCGTGCGCCGGGCCCGCCGGCCCGCGTGCTCATGCCGGTCTCCCTGGTGACACCTGCCGCCTAGCCATGGCGCGCCTCCCCTGAACGTCGCGCCGCAGGCACGTGCCGGTGGGCACGCTCCTGCGGCTCTGGACGCCCGACCGGAGCGGCTGGCCATGGGTAGCGCTCCCCGCCGGCGGTGCCCGGGCGGCATCGTCGGCGGTCACGTGCAGTTGTCACGTCGGCTCCGGACCGGCCCGTCCGGAGCTGACAGCAGGACCGACTGGGTCGGCCAAAGTGATGCTGTTCTGTTACGCGATCTATGTTGTGCGCTTAGCCTGCGCTGGTCGGGCAATGTGAGCCTGTATGGCGAGGCTAGGTCTCCGGGGGCGGTCTGGTCAAGAACTCATGATCAAACCCCCCGAACGGAGAGAATCTGCGAGGCGACTCTCCGCTGATCAGAGGCAGGACAGCGGCGGACAAACGCGGACACGCCGCCGGGCCGTTCCGGCCGGTCGAGGCGGGTTGGTGACAGCCGGCGCCGCCAGCCGTCGGTTGCGGGCGGGGCCGCTGGCGTACGCCGGTCAGTCGAGTGTGCGGCTCTCCCGGTCAAGATCACCCTCGGCGTCGGCGAGGGCGTCCTCGTCGATATGGTCGGCGAACTCGGCCGCCTCGGCGCTCTGCGCCGCGAGGGCGTCCTTCACCGCGCGGATCGCCACCCCCGGCGAGTAGCCCTTGCGGGCCAGCATGCCGACCAACCGGCGGAACACCGCGTCCGGCTCACCCCGTGCGGTGCGAAGCTTCCGCTCCGCCAGGGCGCGGGCGGTCTCGGCCTCGGTCTCGTCGTCCAACTCGCCGAGCGCCGCCTTGGCGGCGTCCCCGTCGACGCCACGCTGGCGCAGCTCGGTGGCGAGCGCCCGGCGGGCGAGACCCCGGCCGGCGTGGCGGCTGGAGACCCAGGCACGGGCGAAGGCGGCGTCGTCGATGATGCCGACCTCGTCGTACCGGTCGAGGACCGCCGAGGCGACCTCCTCGGAGATGCCCCGCTTCGCCAGCGCGCCGGCGAGCTCGGCACGGGTGCGCGGGCGTACGGCGAGCTGACGCAGGCAGATCTCCCGGGCCACCTCGGCCTCGTCACGGGGCGGAGTGACCTCGGCATTGGTCTCGGTGGCCCGGCCACGGCGACCCCGGCGCGGTGCGGGGGTCGTGGCGTCCCCCGTGCGGGGCGGGCCGGCGTCCCAGCCTCGCCCCGTACGGGCGCGTCGTGATGCCACGGGTCAGGATCAGAAGTCGACCGGCGGCAGCTCCGGGCCACCGGCGGCGTCGCCCGCACCGATCCCGACGCCGAGCTTCTCCAGGATCTTCTTCTCGATCTCGGCGGCCACGTCCGGGTTCTCCCGGAGGAACTCGCGGGCCTTCTCCTTGCCCTGGCCGAGCTGGTCCCCGTCGTACGTGTACCACGCGCCGGACTTGCGGATGATCGCCTGCTCGACGCCGACGTCGATCAGCGAGCCCTCGCGGGAGATGCCCTTGCCGTACATGATGTCGAACTCGGCCTGCTTGAACGGCGCGGCGACCTTGTTCTTCACGACCTTGACCCGGGTGCGGTTGCCGACCACGTCGGTGCCGTCCTTGAGGCTCTCGATGCGACGCACGTCGAGCCGGACCGAGGCGTAGAACTTGAGCGCCCGACCACCGGTGGTGGTCTCGGGACTTCCAAACATGACGCCGATCTTCTCGCGGAGCTGGTTGATGAAGATCGCCGTCGTGCCGGTGTTGTTGAGCACACCGGTCATCTTGCGCAGCGCCTGGCTCATCAGCCGGGCCTGGAGACCCACGTGGCTGT
This region includes:
- the rny gene encoding ribonuclease Y, producing the protein MSPFDVVLLVAVLVLTLVVLGAVLLGVRVVRRLGTAPAPEDPAFIAEKDRQEQSLAALRSAADEANSTIDVAKSAAAAARAEAAAAKAEAKAARAEARRVLDDARAEADTILERAHKQAEADAEQLRTTARRSGEREVAVLAATTREQAAEVERRAARMDERERMHTEEVERLAERERQLSAASAALAARESALAQREVELTLAEEHRRRELERVAGLTADAARAELIEAIEVQAKREAALLVRDIESDARSTAEDRARHIVVDAIQRVASEQTAESVVSVLHLPGDEMKGRIIGREGRNIRAFESVTGVNLIIDDTPEAVLLSCFDPVRREVGRLTLEKLVLDGRIHPHRIEEVYDLARHEVEQLCQRAAEDALVEVGITEIHPELVTLLGRLRYRTSYGQNVLKHLVETAHIAGTMAAELRLDVPTIKRCAFLHDIGKALTHEVEGSHAIIGADVARKYGESEDVVHAIEAHHNEVPPQTIEAVLTQASDACSGGRPGARRESLEAYVKRLERIEEIAAGKLGVEKVFAMQAGREIRVMVKPEDVDDIGAAVLARDVAKQIEEELTYPGQIRVTVVRESRVTEIAR
- a CDS encoding regulatory protein RecX; the encoded protein is MASRRARTGRGWDAGPPRTGDATTPAPRRGRRGRATETNAEVTPPRDEAEVAREICLRQLAVRPRTRAELAGALAKRGISEEVASAVLDRYDEVGIIDDAAFARAWVSSRHAGRGLARRALATELRQRGVDGDAAKAALGELDDETEAETARALAERKLRTARGEPDAVFRRLVGMLARKGYSPGVAIRAVKDALAAQSAEAAEFADHIDEDALADAEGDLDRESRTLD